The proteins below come from a single Natrinema sp. DC36 genomic window:
- a CDS encoding ABC transporter ATP-binding protein, with the protein MSILEIDDINTYYGQSHILHDLSMTVEEGSLCTLIGRNGAGKTTTLRSIIGSQNPKSGTITFNGTDITNNEPHETSQLGISLIPEHRRVFPELTVEENLRLGHMGQEIANTRVSELTDQVFEYFPRLEERLNQQAGQMSGGEQQMLAIARGLLSDPDLLLIDEPTEGLMPTLVEKLRDIFARINDEGITILLVEQNAELAFDISDYAYVIDEGENKIDGPSETLKEDAEIKDRYLALG; encoded by the coding sequence ATGAGTATCCTCGAAATCGACGACATTAACACGTATTACGGACAGAGCCACATCCTCCACGACCTTTCGATGACTGTCGAGGAGGGGTCACTCTGTACGCTCATCGGGCGGAACGGCGCCGGCAAGACGACAACACTCCGATCGATCATTGGCAGCCAGAACCCCAAGTCGGGGACGATCACGTTTAATGGAACCGACATCACGAACAACGAACCACACGAGACATCGCAACTCGGCATCTCGCTCATCCCGGAACACCGTCGTGTATTCCCGGAACTGACCGTCGAGGAGAACCTCCGGCTGGGTCATATGGGCCAGGAGATTGCGAACACCCGAGTTTCAGAACTGACCGACCAGGTGTTCGAGTACTTCCCGCGCTTGGAAGAACGTTTGAACCAACAGGCCGGGCAGATGAGCGGCGGTGAACAGCAGATGCTGGCCATCGCTCGCGGCCTGCTATCGGACCCGGACCTGCTGCTCATCGACGAGCCGACCGAGGGCCTGATGCCGACGCTGGTTGAGAAGCTGCGCGACATCTTCGCACGTATCAACGACGAGGGCATTACGATCCTCCTAGTCGAGCAAAACGCCGAGCTCGCCTTCGACATCAGCGACTACGCCTACGTCATCGACGAGGGCGAGAACAAGATTGACGGACCAAGCGAGACGCTCAAAGAAGACGCCGAGATCAAGGACCGCTACCTCGCGCTCGGATGA